GTGGAGCTGCCCCGGCCCTTGATCAAGGAGGGCCtggcaccaccaccaccccccaaggAGAGCAAGCTGCCCCCGCTGCTCATCACGCTGCCCGCCGAGACCGCACTGCCCCCAGGCACCTATAGCCACCTCAAGGGCCGCCTGAGCCAACTGCATGGGCCCGGGGAGCCCTTGACCTTCCCAGTCAAGGAGCCGCCCCCCAGCCCGCTGTACCCACCGGTCTCCACTGAACCCAAGGCAGCCGATGCCGAGGTGGCCCCACTGGGGGCGGGCGAGGCCAGGACCCCGGAGGTGGCCCGGGCCTTCGCGCTGCCCGAGAAGGTGCTGCTGGAGGATGCAATGAAGCTCTTCGACTGCCTGCCGGGCAGTGCCGAGCCCGAAGGGGCCCCACGCAAGCCCCTGGGGCCTGGGCCAGCCCTGCCCGACAGCGGGGGCGGCGGTGACGACTCCTCTGGTGACATCCGCTCGCTGCACCTGCCAGACGAGCTGCTGTCCTTCGACTATAGTGTGCCCGAGATCCTGGACACTGTCTCCAACGTGGACTACTTCTTCAACTTTAAGGCACTGGACGAGGAGCCGCTGCCCCGTCCGGGGCCC
The nucleotide sequence above comes from Bos indicus isolate NIAB-ARS_2022 breed Sahiwal x Tharparkar chromosome 7, NIAB-ARS_B.indTharparkar_mat_pri_1.0, whole genome shotgun sequence. Encoded proteins:
- the PRR22 gene encoding proline-rich protein 22 isoform X2, translating into MAPCGCFFDPRIYRIEWAATDFGQSSLYKLVAVGDGGPAGAPTSPGTYLLEPQHYLKAPVPPPPPPPYPHYQPPPPGGPQYLLPYFPPEGPGPETVGFMGDGGPPAFVELPRPLIKEGLAPPPPPKESKLPPLLITLPAETALPPGTYSHLKGRLSQLHGPGEPLTFPVKEPPPSPLYPPVSTEPKAADAEVAPLGAGEARTPEVARAFALPEKVLLEDAMKLFDCLPGSAEPEGAPRKPLGPGPALPDSGGGGDDSSGDIRSLHLPDELLSFDYSVPEILDTVSNVDYFFNFKALDEEPLPRPGPPAANTTASAPRAEPPGKRKAGSSTTKKGRQGSKGKQATGPTTAASSGPRQDLGATPH